Proteins co-encoded in one Methanobrevibacter gottschalkii DSM 11977 genomic window:
- a CDS encoding PhoU domain-containing protein: MSKKDKTLKDILDIILYDNPSTQDEIAVKLGITRRYVTQLLQPLVKDGTVKRAYMIDLKSYEKVAESLSDYAGSNETKGNVIVNDMIANMARHVHSQIEVSFDAVLEYDEEKANKALEMDYATNNMVEKIRTSVETIVSMNKHSEISKSMLYNELAYDLERIGDYCGHIAKFVINDVYEIDENVLKKLKKMYKIAQKMIRLAITSFIEGKTELKDDLMELEESIHILQTKAINLIAEQMAENSFDEKERSNYFIYLFRVVKAFERMGDISVEMMDVSIEFHENIPRSTTPRNFR, from the coding sequence ATGAGTAAAAAAGATAAAACTTTGAAAGATATTTTAGATATTATTTTATATGACAATCCTTCAACTCAAGATGAAATTGCTGTAAAGTTGGGAATAACTCGCAGATATGTTACTCAATTATTGCAACCTCTTGTTAAAGATGGAACTGTAAAAAGAGCATATATGATTGATTTAAAAAGCTATGAAAAAGTTGCCGAGTCTTTAAGTGATTATGCCGGATCTAATGAGACAAAAGGGAATGTGATAGTCAATGATATGATTGCAAACATGGCAAGACATGTTCATTCACAAATCGAAGTTTCGTTTGATGCTGTTTTAGAATATGATGAAGAAAAAGCAAATAAAGCCTTGGAAATGGATTATGCCACAAACAATATGGTTGAAAAGATAAGAACATCCGTCGAAACAATTGTTAGTATGAATAAACATTCGGAAATCTCAAAATCAATGCTTTATAATGAACTTGCTTATGATCTGGAGCGTATTGGTGATTATTGTGGTCATATTGCTAAATTTGTAATCAATGATGTTTATGAAATTGATGAAAATGTTTTAAAAAAATTAAAAAAGATGTATAAAATAGCTCAAAAAATGATTCGTTTAGCTATTACATCATTTATTGAAGGAAAAACTGAACTTAAAGATGATTTAATGGAATTAGAAGAATCAATCCATATTCTTCAAACTAAAGCTATTAATTTAATAGCAGAACAAATGGCTGAAAATTCATTTGATGAAAAAGAGCGTTCAAACTATTTTATTTATTTATTTAGAGTTGTCAAAGCATTTGAAAGAATGGGGGATATCTCTGTTGAAATGATGGATGTTTCAATCGAATTTCATGAAAATATTCCTAGGTCAACTACTCCGAGAAATTTCAGATAA
- the hmdC gene encoding 5,10-methenyltetrahydromethanopterin hydrogenase cofactor biosynthesis protein HmdC, translating to MYDLIKEAVHSDEAAIEISKMKKDVGSVVDAISELSLDDTMKLGMSFKRFPLGCDLTEVVVGTCASDLELMDLLGNCRLSDMIGAPIHICAYAFSDIGEKFGMTGFEVMKKVHEIVDVPLDLDHFGENGAMRLPKNITGCGGECYSKGPSFTECPRGRIHERLIDKEFEQKEDKENWVKLSSSVAVNVSSEQTGDAHAAPLSEAKDIAVLAKKYGKGLESIMFVGDGYDEVITGFEKSIDLGADVIVVEGGPFNRCENTTESFAKTIAAARILSPGKVVATNGAYEHELRMGLRSGLNMVITGFPKNHHGYMCGYEPGTARRGKFGLPRVVQIINEEFPNMGLPVQKQDLIAIAAAVKFAGSENIYPNKIGSYHVGDAHWATLVNSRMYHNIKLKHTLNDIVNLVEGSTVSLHGGRFVSWVIAKELDKKVEEIIISDVDDWVLSNTVNNLQDELNATIIAENDDKRASSQANFSIASSTMISIKENILKKVPHALTIV from the coding sequence ATGTATGATTTAATTAAAGAAGCAGTTCATAGTGATGAAGCGGCAATTGAAATATCAAAAATGAAAAAAGATGTAGGTTCTGTGGTGGATGCAATATCTGAACTTTCATTAGATGATACCATGAAATTGGGAATGAGTTTTAAAAGATTTCCTTTAGGTTGTGATTTGACTGAAGTTGTTGTTGGTACATGTGCTTCGGATTTGGAATTAATGGATTTGTTGGGTAATTGCCGTCTATCTGATATGATTGGCGCTCCAATTCATATTTGTGCTTATGCTTTTTCTGATATTGGTGAAAAATTTGGAATGACTGGTTTTGAAGTAATGAAAAAGGTTCATGAAATTGTTGATGTTCCTCTTGATTTGGATCATTTTGGTGAAAATGGTGCAATGAGACTTCCAAAAAACATTACAGGTTGTGGTGGTGAATGTTACAGTAAAGGACCTTCATTTACTGAATGTCCTCGTGGAAGAATACATGAACGATTAATTGATAAAGAATTTGAACAAAAAGAAGATAAAGAAAATTGGGTTAAATTATCTTCATCTGTTGCAGTTAATGTTTCATCAGAACAAACTGGTGATGCTCATGCAGCTCCCTTAAGTGAAGCTAAGGATATTGCAGTTTTGGCTAAAAAATATGGCAAGGGTTTGGAGTCTATAATGTTTGTTGGTGATGGTTATGATGAAGTAATCACAGGTTTTGAAAAATCCATCGACCTTGGTGCTGATGTTATTGTAGTTGAAGGAGGTCCATTTAATAGATGTGAAAACACAACAGAATCATTTGCAAAAACAATTGCAGCTGCAAGAATTTTATCTCCTGGAAAAGTTGTAGCTACTAATGGTGCTTATGAACATGAACTTAGAATGGGACTGAGGTCTGGTTTAAATATGGTAATAACCGGTTTTCCTAAAAATCATCATGGTTATATGTGCGGATATGAACCTGGAACTGCAAGAAGGGGGAAGTTTGGTCTTCCAAGAGTAGTGCAAATAATCAATGAAGAATTTCCAAATATGGGTCTTCCAGTTCAAAAACAGGATTTGATTGCAATAGCCGCTGCAGTAAAATTTGCAGGCTCTGAAAATATTTATCCAAATAAAATAGGATCATATCATGTTGGGGATGCGCATTGGGCAACATTAGTTAATTCCAGGATGTATCATAATATTAAACTTAAACATACATTAAATGACATAGTTAATTTGGTTGAAGGTAGTACTGTTTCATTACATGGTGGGAGATTTGTTTCTTGGGTTATTGCCAAAGAACTTGACAAAAAAGTTGAAGAAATAATTATTTCCGATGTTGATGATTGGGTTTTGAGCAATACAGTTAATAATTTGCAAGATGAATTGAATGCTACAATCATTGCTGAAAATGATGATAAACGGGCATCTAGTCAGGCAAACTTTTCTATTGCTTCATCAACAATGATTTCAATTAAAGAAAACATTTTAAAGAAAGTACCGCATGCTTTAACTATAGTTTAA
- the hmdB gene encoding 5,10-methenyltetrahydromethanopterin hydrogenase cofactor biosynthesis protein HmdB, producing MIDDILNKAKLGKKLTDEEYLELLKIDNNDYLEKLFSIACYIRNSQSKEIKLTSTVHITNKCQIQPRCEYCGFAEKTSRTGYYDAFYKSNEEILNAIVSIQKAHIPRVSCSGGYGYKGRQAVNACKIVKENSNLEILINVGGDLTEKSVEELAKLGVDTVCCNLETINEDIFNERKPGDSLKQRILTCRRVSSAGIGLSSGLLLGIGESVEDRLKHLRYLSSFKTLEEIPIMGFNPYPDTAMADYPSFPLKEQLKIVAITRIMYPSIRITMPTPTVGPENVEFSLKAGANNLATVIADNYPLEVKGVGSPEYGNYTEVINVIEKLGLIPQTI from the coding sequence ATGATTGATGATATTTTAAATAAAGCAAAATTAGGAAAAAAATTAACTGATGAAGAATATTTAGAACTATTAAAAATTGACAATAATGACTATTTAGAAAAGTTATTTTCAATAGCTTGTTATATCAGAAATAGCCAATCAAAAGAAATAAAATTAACATCAACAGTCCATATTACCAATAAATGCCAAATCCAACCAAGATGCGAATACTGCGGATTTGCTGAAAAGACCTCAAGAACTGGATATTATGATGCATTTTATAAATCAAATGAAGAAATTTTAAATGCCATCGTCTCAATTCAGAAAGCCCATATTCCTCGTGTAAGCTGCTCTGGAGGATATGGATATAAAGGCAGACAGGCAGTAAATGCATGCAAAATAGTAAAAGAAAATTCGAATCTGGAAATTCTAATTAATGTTGGTGGAGATTTAACTGAAAAATCAGTAGAAGAATTAGCAAAATTAGGTGTTGATACAGTATGCTGTAATCTCGAAACAATCAATGAGGACATATTTAATGAAAGAAAACCCGGAGATTCATTGAAACAAAGAATTTTAACTTGCAGACGAGTGAGTTCCGCAGGAATTGGTTTATCATCAGGATTACTATTGGGAATTGGAGAAAGTGTTGAGGATAGATTAAAACACTTGCGTTATTTATCCAGCTTTAAAACTCTTGAAGAAATTCCGATTATGGGTTTTAATCCATATCCAGATACTGCAATGGCTGACTATCCTTCGTTTCCCTTAAAAGAACAGTTGAAGATTGTTGCCATTACACGTATAATGTACCCTTCAATTAGAATTACAATGCCTACACCGACTGTTGGGCCAGAAAATGTTGAATTTTCACTGAAAGCAGGGGCGAATAATTTAGCTACTGTGATTGCCGATAATTACCCTCTTGAAGTAAAAGGGGTTGGATCACCAGAATATGGCAACTATACAGAAGTAATTAATGTAATTGAAAAATTAGGGTTAATACCTCAAACTATTTAA
- a CDS encoding fumarate hydratase yields MITKDTIKDTVYELYKQAVIVLGDDVKKSLKDALKIEEHDLARLNIEAILKNIELAKEKQIPMCQDTGLPVVFVRLGNVEVENLREGIEEGIKKATKEIPIRPNIVDPLTRENTNVNVGDYIPPIDIELIDEDYLEITILPKGFGSENNNALKMALPAEGIEGIKEFVVESVLKAKGKPCPPTVVGVGIGGTSDLCLKLGKKALLGEVGVRNPNPQIAKLEQEILDEINNSGIGPMGLGGKTTCLDVKILKAHTHTAGLPIGVCIQCWADRHATTKIYDN; encoded by the coding sequence TTGATTACAAAAGATACTATTAAAGATACTGTTTATGAACTTTACAAACAGGCCGTTATCGTTTTAGGTGATGATGTAAAGAAATCACTTAAAGATGCTCTTAAAATTGAAGAACATGATCTTGCAAGGTTAAATATTGAAGCTATTTTAAAAAATATTGAACTTGCTAAAGAAAAACAAATTCCGATGTGCCAAGATACAGGTTTGCCAGTAGTTTTTGTTAGATTAGGTAATGTTGAAGTTGAAAATTTACGTGAAGGGATTGAAGAAGGTATAAAAAAAGCAACAAAAGAAATCCCAATCAGACCAAACATTGTTGATCCATTAACAAGAGAAAATACAAATGTTAATGTTGGAGATTACATACCTCCAATAGATATTGAATTAATCGATGAAGATTACCTCGAAATAACAATATTGCCTAAAGGATTCGGTTCTGAAAATAACAATGCTTTAAAAATGGCACTCCCCGCCGAAGGAATTGAGGGCATTAAAGAATTTGTAGTGGAATCTGTTCTTAAAGCTAAAGGAAAACCCTGCCCCCCAACAGTTGTAGGTGTTGGAATTGGTGGAACATCAGATTTATGTTTAAAACTTGGTAAAAAAGCTTTACTTGGTGAAGTTGGTGTGAGAAATCCCAATCCACAAATAGCTAAACTAGAACAAGAAATTTTAGATGAAATCAATAATTCTGGAATTGGACCGATGGGACTTGGTGGAAAGACAACCTGTTTAGATGTAAAAATATTAAAAGCACATACACACACAGCAGGTTTACCAATTGGTGTTTGTATCCAATGTTGGGCAGATAGGCATGCAACAACAAAGATATATGATAATTAG
- a CDS encoding Nif3-like dinuclear metal center hexameric protein, translated as MKLKEIISFINERIPEDLALKHDNVGLNGEYDLNQEITSIKIFMDLLPDDDNGENTLIITHHPPLFIPKTPTYTIHSNWDVIKGGSNDILAKTLKLDVIDVLDEKTNIGRICKTDYSFNQLKKIILDKYENVRIVTQLNDDYILNKIGTISGFGLKNSKYVKLAKEKELDILISGDLTQETAILGKNLSITLIDLGHHESEVPGLYQLANLLKEININIEVIDKTPIKVIK; from the coding sequence ATGAAACTTAAAGAAATTATTAGCTTTATAAATGAAAGAATACCTGAAGATTTAGCATTAAAACACGACAATGTTGGATTGAATGGAGAATATGATTTAAACCAAGAGATAACATCTATTAAAATTTTCATGGATTTATTGCCTGATGATGATAATGGTGAGAATACATTAATTATTACACATCATCCCCCATTATTTATCCCTAAAACACCCACTTACACAATTCATTCAAATTGGGATGTAATTAAAGGAGGATCTAATGATATTTTAGCAAAGACATTAAAATTAGATGTAATTGATGTTTTAGATGAAAAAACAAATATTGGAAGAATCTGTAAGACTGATTATTCATTTAATCAATTGAAAAAAATCATCTTAGACAAATATGAAAATGTAAGGATTGTAACTCAATTAAATGATGATTACATTTTAAATAAGATTGGAACAATATCTGGATTTGGTCTTAAAAACTCAAAATATGTCAAATTAGCAAAAGAAAAAGAATTAGACATATTAATTTCTGGTGATTTGACACAAGAAACTGCAATCCTTGGAAAAAATTTAAGCATCACATTAATTGATTTAGGACATCATGAAAGTGAAGTACCCGGTTTATATCAATTAGCAAACCTCTTAAAAGAAATTAATATTAATATTGAAGTGATTGATAAAACCCCCATCAAAGTGATAAAATGA
- a CDS encoding DUF3236 domain-containing protein, with protein sequence MAFEKMIHDAFEESRNNSRLGDTTDEINEIKEYIKNAKKIYVPNKNGIKVKVLNEVLNKYGLPEAEILQINTSTADTSRIPALAKAYMALDQSDADLIIARGRLGIPGSGSLLIFIDNKGRILTCGTSPSHPIHKKSLEQAVYEEACEALEKIGFDKRLKK encoded by the coding sequence ATGGCATTTGAAAAGATGATACATGATGCATTTGAAGAATCTAGGAATAACTCTAGACTCGGAGATACAACTGATGAAATAAATGAAATTAAAGAATATATAAAAAATGCTAAAAAAATTTATGTTCCAAATAAAAATGGGATTAAAGTAAAAGTTTTAAATGAAGTATTAAATAAATATGGACTTCCAGAAGCTGAAATCCTTCAAATTAATACCAGTACTGCCGACACCAGTAGAATTCCCGCCCTTGCAAAAGCTTATATGGCTCTTGATCAAAGTGATGCTGATTTAATTATTGCAAGAGGCAGATTAGGAATTCCCGGTTCTGGCTCATTACTTATTTTTATAGACAATAAAGGAAGAATATTAACTTGTGGAACATCCCCTTCCCATCCCATTCATAAAAAATCTCTTGAACAAGCAGTATATGAAGAAGCATGTGAAGCACTTGAAAAGATTGGATTTGATAAAAGGTTAAAAAAATGA
- the hmd gene encoding 5,10-methenyltetrahydromethanopterin hydrogenase, translating to MKVAILGAGCYRTHAASGITNFTRACEVAEATGKENISMTHSTIEMGAELLELAGVDEVVVSDPTFDGEFTVVDDFDYAEVIAAHKAGNPEEVMPAIRAKVAELAETVPKPSKGAIHFTHPEDLGMKVTTDDSEAVADADWVMTWLPEGGMQPDIIKNFADDIKEGAIVTHACTIPTTGLNKIFEDLGTNVNVASYHPGAVPEMKGQVYIAEGFADQDSINTLMDLGKKARGSAFTLPANMIGPVCDMCSAVTAITYAGILAYRDTVTQILGAPAGFAQSMANEALTQVTALMQNEGIDKMDDALNPAALLGTADSMNFGSLAEIVPTVLDYLGKDE from the coding sequence ATGAAAGTAGCAATTTTAGGTGCAGGATGTTATAGAACCCATGCTGCAAGTGGAATTACAAACTTCACAAGAGCTTGTGAGGTTGCTGAGGCGACAGGAAAAGAAAATATTTCAATGACCCACTCAACAATTGAAATGGGTGCTGAATTATTAGAGTTAGCTGGAGTAGATGAAGTTGTAGTATCTGATCCAACTTTTGACGGTGAATTTACTGTAGTGGATGATTTTGATTATGCTGAAGTAATAGCAGCACACAAAGCCGGGAATCCTGAAGAAGTAATGCCAGCAATCAGAGCAAAAGTAGCAGAATTAGCCGAAACAGTTCCAAAACCATCAAAAGGTGCAATTCACTTTACTCACCCAGAAGACTTGGGAATGAAAGTAACTACTGATGATTCTGAAGCAGTTGCTGATGCTGATTGGGTAATGACATGGTTACCTGAAGGCGGTATGCAGCCTGACATCATCAAAAACTTTGCTGATGACATCAAAGAAGGTGCAATCGTAACTCATGCATGCACCATCCCAACTACCGGATTAAATAAAATCTTTGAGGATCTCGGAACAAATGTTAATGTAGCCTCCTACCATCCTGGTGCTGTACCTGAAATGAAAGGACAAGTTTACATAGCAGAAGGTTTTGCTGACCAAGATTCCATCAACACATTAATGGATTTAGGTAAAAAAGCAAGAGGATCTGCATTCACATTGCCGGCAAACATGATAGGTCCTGTATGTGACATGTGTTCTGCAGTAACTGCAATTACCTATGCAGGTATTTTAGCATACAGAGACACAGTGACTCAAATTTTAGGTGCTCCTGCAGGATTTGCACAATCCATGGCTAATGAAGCTTTAACACAAGTAACTGCATTAATGCAGAATGAAGGAATTGACAAAATGGATGATGCTTTAAATCCAGCTGCATTATTAGGTACTGCGGATTCCATGAACTTCGGTTCCCTAGCAGAAATTGTTCCTACTGTATTAGATTACTTAGGTAAAGACGAATAA
- a CDS encoding SAM-dependent methyltransferase HcgC family protein, whose protein sequence is MNIDTGITSEVFTIKSQIRLLDIFNEIINKKSQIVYEYLKSLNLDNNVKIIVIGTYFTGLGIVKKLSEKYNNIILVDIYPHLEQLLYTKIGGELKNNIKFSSDLNLIYNGDVVIDTTGFGGINVEQSSKFNVNTFIIEDPIAENNDILLKHKNNILNRINVVNSQNKAIIKTKGINTKTSGTMSLTMRILTNALDNCLKKEGVLYSACEMGFFEEIIFKEKNIDKFIELTNMPAIKVSTIKPFNCNEIINRELDKITSKMILNET, encoded by the coding sequence ATGAATATCGATACGGGAATTACATCAGAAGTATTTACAATCAAATCTCAAATAAGATTATTAGACATTTTTAATGAGATAATTAATAAAAAATCACAAATTGTATATGAATATTTGAAAAGTTTAAATCTGGATAATAATGTTAAAATAATTGTTATTGGAACGTATTTTACTGGATTGGGAATAGTTAAAAAATTAAGTGAAAAATACAATAATATTATATTAGTTGACATTTATCCTCATTTAGAACAGTTATTATATACCAAAATTGGCGGGGAATTAAAAAATAATATTAAATTTTCATCAGATCTAAATTTAATATATAATGGAGATGTTGTTATTGATACCACAGGATTTGGCGGAATCAATGTAGAACAGTCTTCAAAATTTAATGTTAATACATTTATAATCGAAGATCCGATAGCAGAGAATAATGATATTTTGTTGAAACATAAAAACAATATCCTAAACAGAATAAATGTGGTGAATTCTCAAAATAAAGCAATTATAAAAACAAAAGGAATTAACACAAAAACTTCTGGAACAATGAGTTTAACAATGAGAATATTAACAAATGCCCTAGATAACTGCCTTAAAAAAGAAGGTGTTCTCTATAGTGCCTGTGAAATGGGATTTTTTGAAGAAATTATTTTTAAAGAAAAAAATATTGATAAATTCATAGAACTGACAAATATGCCTGCAATTAAAGTATCAACAATAAAACCATTTAATTGTAATGAGATTATTAACAGAGAACTTGATAAAATAACATCAAAAATGATTTTAAATGAAACTTAA